In the Deltaproteobacteria bacterium genome, CAACAAGTCCGGCACCCGGAAGGAGGAGCTGCTCCTCGAGAAGAACCTCCTGCAGCGCGTGTGGATCCTGCGGAAGTTCCTCTCCCCCCTCTCGCCGGCCGAGAGCATGGAGTTCCTGCTGGACAAGATCTCCAAGACCAAGACCAACAAGGAGTTCATCGAGTCGATGAACACCTGAAAAAAGGGAAAGGACAGAGGCCCCATGAAAGAGAACATCCACCCCAAGTACATCCCGTCGACGGTGAAGTGCGCGTGCGGGAACACCTTCCAGACGGTTTCCGCCGTCGAGGAGATCAAGGTGGCCATCTGCTCGAACTGCCACCCGTTCTTCACCGGCAAGCAGAAGCTGATCGACACGGCGGGCCGGATCGAGAAGTTCCAGAAGAAGTACACCAA is a window encoding:
- the rpmE gene encoding 50S ribosomal protein L31, encoding MKENIHPKYIPSTVKCACGNTFQTVSAVEEIKVAICSNCHPFFTGKQKLIDTAGRIEKFQKKYT